Proteins from a genomic interval of Gossypium hirsutum isolate 1008001.06 chromosome A09, Gossypium_hirsutum_v2.1, whole genome shotgun sequence:
- the LOC107890360 gene encoding zinc finger protein ZAT11, with amino-acid sequence MKRERESVEIQGFDIAKCLMLLSQGLETTPKEHSVSEVFECKTCHRCFPSFQALGGHRASHKRPKLMGDKSNEKPQFLCLSTKPRTHECSICGQEFSTGQALGGHMRRHRATMNESFSPFALVPTVPVLKRSNSSRRVVCLDLNLTPLENDLQVLFGNKAPKVDLCI; translated from the coding sequence atgaaaagagaaagagaaagtgTAGAAATTCAGGGGTTTGACATTGCTAAATGTCTAATGCTGTTATCTCAGGGCCTGGAGACCACGCCTAAAGAGCATTCGGTGAGCGAGGTCTTCGAGTGCAAAACTTGTCACCGTTGCTTCCCATCCTTCCAAGCATTGGGGGGTCACCGGGCTAGCCACAAGCGACCCAAATTGATGGGGGACAAATCAAATGAAAAACCACAATTCCTTTGTTTATCAACCAAGCCTAGGACTCATGAGTGCTCCATCTGCGGCCAAGAGTTTTCAACGGGGCAAGCTCTGGGTGGCCATATGAGGAGGCATCGAGCTACCATGAACGAAAGCTTCTCGCCCTTTGCACTTGTTCCGACGGTGCCGGTGTTGAAGAGATCGAATAGTAGTCGGAGGGTTGTTTGCTTGGacttgaatttgactcctttggaGAACGATTTACAAGTTCTATTTGGCAACAAAGCTCCCAAGGTTGATCTTTGCATTTGA
- the LOC107889718 gene encoding uncharacterized protein — protein sequence MADSSSSSSSSSSYIHMVHRLIEECLVFKMSKEECMEALSKHANIKPVITSTVWNELEKENKEFFEAYTRGSHERATEIEKRQRIQRSLHAYIRDNNGNDQLHH from the exons atggctgactcatcatcatcatcttcttcttcttcttcatataTTCACATG GTGCACCGTCTTATAGAAGAGTGTTTGGTATTTAAGATGAGCAAAGAAGAGTGCATGGAAGCTTTGTCAAAGCATGCAAATATAAAACCAGTTATTACTTCAACAG TTTGGAATGAGTTGGAGAAAGAGAACAAGGAGTTCTTTGAGGCATACACAAGGGGAAGCCATGAGAGAGCCACTGAAATAGAGAAAAGACAAAGGATTCAGAGGAGTCTCCATGCTTACATAAGGGACAACAATGGCAACGATCAACTCCACCACTAA
- the LOC107889719 gene encoding uncharacterized protein isoform X2: protein MKKLLAKEMTKENESRRRAPSVIARLMGLDGLPPQQPDHKQQKRNENSHEKVQRGSTSYSWQSSRKSSKDEQEFKDVFEVLDALKMEGASFSSQGPVKSKLSDTEVAFIRHKFMEAKRLSTDEKLQDSEEFNDTLEVLNSNTDLLLNYFQQPNSLFTKHLHDLRVPPQSHCGRVTAMKSSHTLNNENCCFAQRIGRETQTKLHCKSPMGHQEDCLNHSYGRYTAHNPSKSPVVQLEEKNGPTIVPTRIVVLKPNLGKSQNSSRTASSPCSSHHFPSKCTRHSEILGIQNKEAEIWGKNKVHQDTGFSRYNSRDSREMAKEITGQMKNSFNNSPVTISTSRFRGHAGDESSCDVSGSESANDSDVTTVSYRDNISWNKRRHRRSSSRSSESSVSREAKKRLSERWKLTHKSQEVHMVSRGSTLGEMLATSDREVIPGNSSGPVGVERCNEIGNHVRPAVLNEPLGISSRDGWKDGCLGNLSRSRSLPASSTNFGSPGVSIRPESLRRDKNVNPKESFMWDRNKAVKGNFNQREAPLPSNQRSRVKKSQLLGRSCSSSKEYSDTSPDSNVIPYQVKQNIEGDKQSENNVSVSGASSSAMDSSSVLENAADVNDQNKPVLSEPSQMELSPPASLNPAIVSTSDLDNLDSQEPSEGPSKQTTPRCPVSELESQANCKEADQPSPVSVIEAPFTDDLSSGSECFESISADLHELRMQLRQLKLESEAYEDGTLLLSSDDDSNEVSVGFAEESGRPKAEENWESVYIVDVLVGSGIDGAELDTFLAAWHSPECPVNPLVFQQLEKKYCSLNYWSRAERRLMFDRINSKILEMYQEYNDQPPWMISGKKIIPTWNIRELEDSLHKSLVSQNKIRQMDVGEMVLAGECLWLDLRWDIDTIGRGIERLLVDELVAEVLAG, encoded by the exons ATGAAGAAGTTGTTAGCGAAAGAGATGACAAAAGAAAACGAATCTAGAAGACGAGCACCAAGTGTTATTGCTAGATTGATGGGCCTTGATGGACTGCCACCTCAGCAGCCTGACCACAAGCAGCAAAAAAGAAATGAGAATAGTCATGAGAAAGTCCAGAGGGGTAGTACATCTTATAGTTGGCAATCTTCTAGGAAAAGCTCCAAGGACGAGCAGGAATTTAaagatgtttttgaagttttagaTGCATTAAAAATGGAGGGTGCTAGTTTCTCTTCACAAGGACCTGTAAAGTCAAAGCTTTCTGATACTGAGGTGGCCTTTATCCGGCATAAGTTTATGGAGGCTAAACGTCTTTCAACTGATGAAAAGCTTCAAGATTCTGAGGAATTCAATGATACCCTTGAAGTTTTAAACTCCAACACCGATCTTCTCCTGAATTActttcaacaaccaaattcattaTTCACTAAGCATTTGCATGATTTGCGAGTGCCACCCCAATCCCATTGTGGTCGAGTAACTGCTATGAAGTCATCGCATACTCTGAACAATGAAAATTGTTGCTTTGCACAAAGAATTGGGAGAGAAACTCAAACGAAGCTCCACTGTAAATCTCCCATGGGGCATCAAGAAGATTGTTTGAATCACTCTTATGGGAGATATACTGCTCACAACCCCTCCAAGTCACCGGTGGTTCAATTAGAAGAGAAAAATGGGCCAACTATTGTACCCACAAGAATTGTTGTCTTGAAACCAAATCTTGGGAAGTCACAGAACTCTTCTAGAACTGCTTCATCACCTTGTTCCTCTCATCATTTTCCATCCAAGTGCACAAGACACTCAGAAATTCTAGGTATCCAAAATAAGGAGGCAGAAATTTGGGGCAAGAATAAGGTTCATCAAGATACCGGGTTTTCAAGGTATAATTCTAGAGACTCTAGGGAAATGGCCAAGGAGATTACTGGGCAAATGAAAAATAGCTTTAACAATAGCCCAGTTACAATTTCAACCTCCAGGTTTAGAGGACATGCAGGGGATGAGAGTTCATGTGATGTATCTGGATCTGAATCTGCAAATGATTCAGATGTAACAACGGTATCCTACAGAGATAACATTAGCTGGAATAAGCGACGACATAGGAGGTCATCATCCCGTTCTAGTGAATCATCAGTCAGTAGGGAGGCCAAGAAGAGATTGTCTGAGAGGTGGAAATTAACGCACAAGTCTCAAGAGGTGCACATGGTTAGCAGGGGCAGTACACTGGGTGAAATGCTTGCCACCTCAGATAGGGAAGTGATTCCTGGAAATTCTAGTGGCCCGGTTGGTGTGGAAAGATGCAATGAGATTGGTAATCATGTTAGGCCTGCAGTTTTGAATGAACCATTAGGTATTAGCAGTAGGGACGGTTGGAAGGATGGTTGTCTTGGTAATCTTTCAAGATCACGATCTCTTCCTGCTTCATCTACCAACTTTGGAAGTCCTGGAGTAAGCATCCGTCCTGAAAGTCTTCGCAGAGATAAGAATGTGAATCCAAAAGAGAGTTTCATGTGGGACAGAAACAAGGCAGTAAAAGGCAATTTTAATCAGAGGGAAGCTCCATTACCTAGCAACCAAAGATCACGTGTTAAGAAATCTCAACTTCTGGGTCGTAGTTGCAGTAGTAGTAAGGAATACAGTGACACTTCACCAGATTCTAATGTCATCCCATATCAAGTAAAGCAAAATATAGAAGGGGATAAGCAATCTGAAAACAATGTTTCGGTCTCAGGGGCTTCTAGCTCTGCCATGGATTCAAGTTCAGTTCTTGAAAATGCCGCTGATGTCAATGATCAGAATAAGCCCGTGCTTTCTGAACCTTCTCAGATGGAATTATCACCTCCTGCTTCTTTGAATCCTGCTATAGTTTCTACTAGTGACCTAGATAATTTGGACTCGCAG GAACCATCCGAGGGACCATCTAAGCAAACCACACCGCGTTGCCCTGTATCTGAGCTAGAATCTCAAGCAAACTGTAAGGAGGCAGATCAACCTAGCCCAGTCTCAGTTATAGAAGCTCCTTTTACGGATGATTTATCATCTGGTTCTGAATGCTTCGAGAGTATTAGTGCTGATCTCCATG AGCTTCGGATGCAACTTCGACAATTAAAGCTAGAATCTGAAGCATATGAAGATGGAACTTTGCTTCTTTCAAGTGATGATGATAGCAATGAAGTATCTGTCGGGTTTGCTGAGGAAAGTGGGAGACCAAAGGCTGAAGAGAATTGGGAATCTGTATACattgttgatgtcttggttggtTCCGGAATTGATGGAGCTGAACTGGATACCTTCTTAGCTGCATGGCATTCTCCAGAATGTCCAGTGAATCCGCTAGTATTCCAACAACTCGAGAAAAAATATTGTAGCCTAAATTATTGGTCAAGGGCTGAAAGGAGGTTGATGTTCGATAGGATTAATTCAAAGATACTGGAGATGTATCAAGAATACAATGACCAACCCCCATGGATGATATCTGGAAAAAAAATCATTCCAACATGGAACATCAGAGAGCTTGAAGATAGCCTGCACAAGTCACTAGTAAGCCAAAACAAGATAAGGCAGATGGATGTAGGAGAGATGGTGCTTGCAGGGGAATGTCTATGGTTAGACTTGAGATGGGATATTGATACAATAGGACGGGGAATCGAGAGGTTGTTGGTGGATGAACTAGTAGCTGAGGTATTGGCAGGTTAG
- the LOC107890359 gene encoding zinc finger protein ZAT11 gives MKRERESVEIQGFDIAKCLMLLSQGLQTKPKEHSVNEVFECKTCHRCFPSFQALGGHRASHKRPKLMGDKPNETIQFPSLSTKPKTHECSICGQEFSMGQALGGHMRRHRVAMNESFSPFPLVPTVPVLKRSNSSRRVVCLDLNLTPLENDLQVLFGNKAPKVDLCI, from the coding sequence atgaaaagagaaagagaaagtgTAGAGATTCAGGGGTTTGACATTGCTAAATGTCTAATGCTGCTATCTCAGGGCCTCCAAACCAAGCCTAAGGAGCATTCGGTGAACGAGGTTTTCGAGTGCAAAACTTGTCACCGTTGCTTCCCATCCTTCCAAGCATTGGGAGGTCACCGGGCTAGCCACAAGAGACCCAAACTAATGGGGGACAAACCAAATGAAACAATACAATTCCCTAGTTTATCAACCAAGCCTAAGACTCATGAGTGCTCCATTTGCGGCCAAGAGTTTTCAATGGGGCAAGCTTTGGGTGGCCATATGAGGAGGCATCGAGTTGCCATGAACGAAAGCTTCTCACCGTTTCCGCTTGTCCCGACAGTACCGGTGTTGAAGAGATCAAATAGCAGTCGGAGGGTTGTTTGCTTGGacttgaatttgactcctttggaGAACGATTTGCAAGTTCTATTTGGGAACAAGGCTCCCAAGGTTGAtctttgcatttga
- the LOC107889720 gene encoding probable pectate lyase 4, translating to MGNAHPHRKHRNHHHHPTPTPPYYISPQPYVPSYMPQPHMPHSLPYLNVDSSLRALAGQAEGFGRFAIGGLHGPIYHVTTLSDDGPGSLRDGCRRKEPLWIVFEVSGTIHLSSTLSVSSYKTIDGRGQRIKLTGKGLRLKECEHVIVCNLEFEGGRGPDVDGIQIKPNSKHIWIDRCSLRDYDDGLIDITRGSTDITVSRCHFAQHDKTMLIGADPSHVGDRCIRVTIHHCFFDGTRQRHPRVRYGKVHLYNNYTRNWGIYAVCASVESQIYSQCNIYEAGQKKVAFRYLHEKAADKDEACSGCIRSEGDLFMTGTQAGLLTENVMSNMFHPSEYYPTWTVEPPSEALKHIVQRFTGWQSVPRPAEASS from the exons ATGGGGAACGCTCACCCCCACCGCAAGCACCGTAACCACCACCATCACCCAACGCCTACCCCTCCTTACTATATATCTCCCCAACCTTATGTCCCAAGCTACATGCCACAACCCCACATGCCTCACTCTTTGCCTTATTTAAATGTCGACTCTAGTCTTCGAGCTCTTGCCGGTCAAGCTGAGGGCTTTGGTCGCTTCGCCATTGGTGGGTTGCACGGTCCTATCTACCATGTTACTACTTTATCCG ATGATGGACCAGGATCGCTGCGTGATGGTTGCCGCAGAAAAGAACCCCTTTGGATTGTCTTTGAAGTTTCAGGAACCATTCATCTTTCTTCTACCTTGAGTGTGTCATCTTATAAGACCATTGATGGACGTGGCCAACGGATAAAACTCACCGGGAAAGGTTTGAGGCTCAAGGAATGTGAGCATGTTATCGTATGCAATTTGGAGTTTGAAGGTGGTAGAGGACCAGATGTTGATGGGATCCAAATAAAACCCAACTCCAAGCACATTTGGATAGACCGTTGTAGCCTTCGCGATTATGATGATGGGTTGATAGACATCACCCGAGGAAGCACTGATATCACTGTTTCCAG GTGTCACTTTGCACAGCATGACAAGACGATGCTTATTGGAGCAGACCCTTCTCATGTCGGTGATAGGTGTATCCGGGTGACCATTCACCATTGCTTTTTCGATGGGACTCGGCAACGCCACCCTCGTGTTAGATATGGGAAGGTACATTTGTACAATAATTACACTAGAAATTGGGGCATTTATGCAGTTTGTGCCAGTGTGGAATCACAG ATATACTCTCAGTGCAATATATACGAAGCAGGGCAGAAGAAGGTGGCCTTCAGGTATCTTCATGAAAAG GCCGCAGACAAGGATGAAGCTTGCAGCGGTTGCATAAGGTCTGAAGGGGATTTGTTTATGACCGGAACCCAAGCAGGGTTGTTGACCGAGAATGTTATGTCCAACATGTTTCATCCAAGTGAATACTACCCTACTTGGACAGTGGAACCTCCGTCAGAAGCTCTTAAACATATAGTACAGCGGTTTACTGGATGGCAGTCTGTTCCTCGGCCAGCTGAAGCATCTTCATAG
- the LOC107889719 gene encoding uncharacterized protein isoform X1: protein MEMETFGQRRPKISSFSSDQSLVDLLPSTAPASSRGNRQLQKQRKFPKLVSDSSSCSSDTTEEDQLTFELTCRSSKQSTGTPMKKLLAKEMTKENESRRRAPSVIARLMGLDGLPPQQPDHKQQKRNENSHEKVQRGSTSYSWQSSRKSSKDEQEFKDVFEVLDALKMEGASFSSQGPVKSKLSDTEVAFIRHKFMEAKRLSTDEKLQDSEEFNDTLEVLNSNTDLLLNYFQQPNSLFTKHLHDLRVPPQSHCGRVTAMKSSHTLNNENCCFAQRIGRETQTKLHCKSPMGHQEDCLNHSYGRYTAHNPSKSPVVQLEEKNGPTIVPTRIVVLKPNLGKSQNSSRTASSPCSSHHFPSKCTRHSEILGIQNKEAEIWGKNKVHQDTGFSRYNSRDSREMAKEITGQMKNSFNNSPVTISTSRFRGHAGDESSCDVSGSESANDSDVTTVSYRDNISWNKRRHRRSSSRSSESSVSREAKKRLSERWKLTHKSQEVHMVSRGSTLGEMLATSDREVIPGNSSGPVGVERCNEIGNHVRPAVLNEPLGISSRDGWKDGCLGNLSRSRSLPASSTNFGSPGVSIRPESLRRDKNVNPKESFMWDRNKAVKGNFNQREAPLPSNQRSRVKKSQLLGRSCSSSKEYSDTSPDSNVIPYQVKQNIEGDKQSENNVSVSGASSSAMDSSSVLENAADVNDQNKPVLSEPSQMELSPPASLNPAIVSTSDLDNLDSQEPSEGPSKQTTPRCPVSELESQANCKEADQPSPVSVIEAPFTDDLSSGSECFESISADLHELRMQLRQLKLESEAYEDGTLLLSSDDDSNEVSVGFAEESGRPKAEENWESVYIVDVLVGSGIDGAELDTFLAAWHSPECPVNPLVFQQLEKKYCSLNYWSRAERRLMFDRINSKILEMYQEYNDQPPWMISGKKIIPTWNIRELEDSLHKSLVSQNKIRQMDVGEMVLAGECLWLDLRWDIDTIGRGIERLLVDELVAEVLAG, encoded by the exons ATGGAAATGGAGACATTTGGGCAACGGAGGCCTAAGATTTCCAGCTTCTCTTCTGACCAGAGCTTAGTCGATTTGCTACCTTCAACTGCCCCTGCTTCATCCAGAG GAAACAGGCAGCTTCAGAAACagagaaaatttccaaaattggTATCTGATTCTAGTTCTTGCAGTAGTGACACTACAGAGGAAGATCAG TTAACGTTTGAGTTGACTTGTAGATCTTCAAAACAATCAACTGGGACACCAATGAAGAAGTTGTTAGCGAAAGAGATGACAAAAGAAAACGAATCTAGAAGACGAGCACCAAGTGTTATTGCTAGATTGATGGGCCTTGATGGACTGCCACCTCAGCAGCCTGACCACAAGCAGCAAAAAAGAAATGAGAATAGTCATGAGAAAGTCCAGAGGGGTAGTACATCTTATAGTTGGCAATCTTCTAGGAAAAGCTCCAAGGACGAGCAGGAATTTAaagatgtttttgaagttttagaTGCATTAAAAATGGAGGGTGCTAGTTTCTCTTCACAAGGACCTGTAAAGTCAAAGCTTTCTGATACTGAGGTGGCCTTTATCCGGCATAAGTTTATGGAGGCTAAACGTCTTTCAACTGATGAAAAGCTTCAAGATTCTGAGGAATTCAATGATACCCTTGAAGTTTTAAACTCCAACACCGATCTTCTCCTGAATTActttcaacaaccaaattcattaTTCACTAAGCATTTGCATGATTTGCGAGTGCCACCCCAATCCCATTGTGGTCGAGTAACTGCTATGAAGTCATCGCATACTCTGAACAATGAAAATTGTTGCTTTGCACAAAGAATTGGGAGAGAAACTCAAACGAAGCTCCACTGTAAATCTCCCATGGGGCATCAAGAAGATTGTTTGAATCACTCTTATGGGAGATATACTGCTCACAACCCCTCCAAGTCACCGGTGGTTCAATTAGAAGAGAAAAATGGGCCAACTATTGTACCCACAAGAATTGTTGTCTTGAAACCAAATCTTGGGAAGTCACAGAACTCTTCTAGAACTGCTTCATCACCTTGTTCCTCTCATCATTTTCCATCCAAGTGCACAAGACACTCAGAAATTCTAGGTATCCAAAATAAGGAGGCAGAAATTTGGGGCAAGAATAAGGTTCATCAAGATACCGGGTTTTCAAGGTATAATTCTAGAGACTCTAGGGAAATGGCCAAGGAGATTACTGGGCAAATGAAAAATAGCTTTAACAATAGCCCAGTTACAATTTCAACCTCCAGGTTTAGAGGACATGCAGGGGATGAGAGTTCATGTGATGTATCTGGATCTGAATCTGCAAATGATTCAGATGTAACAACGGTATCCTACAGAGATAACATTAGCTGGAATAAGCGACGACATAGGAGGTCATCATCCCGTTCTAGTGAATCATCAGTCAGTAGGGAGGCCAAGAAGAGATTGTCTGAGAGGTGGAAATTAACGCACAAGTCTCAAGAGGTGCACATGGTTAGCAGGGGCAGTACACTGGGTGAAATGCTTGCCACCTCAGATAGGGAAGTGATTCCTGGAAATTCTAGTGGCCCGGTTGGTGTGGAAAGATGCAATGAGATTGGTAATCATGTTAGGCCTGCAGTTTTGAATGAACCATTAGGTATTAGCAGTAGGGACGGTTGGAAGGATGGTTGTCTTGGTAATCTTTCAAGATCACGATCTCTTCCTGCTTCATCTACCAACTTTGGAAGTCCTGGAGTAAGCATCCGTCCTGAAAGTCTTCGCAGAGATAAGAATGTGAATCCAAAAGAGAGTTTCATGTGGGACAGAAACAAGGCAGTAAAAGGCAATTTTAATCAGAGGGAAGCTCCATTACCTAGCAACCAAAGATCACGTGTTAAGAAATCTCAACTTCTGGGTCGTAGTTGCAGTAGTAGTAAGGAATACAGTGACACTTCACCAGATTCTAATGTCATCCCATATCAAGTAAAGCAAAATATAGAAGGGGATAAGCAATCTGAAAACAATGTTTCGGTCTCAGGGGCTTCTAGCTCTGCCATGGATTCAAGTTCAGTTCTTGAAAATGCCGCTGATGTCAATGATCAGAATAAGCCCGTGCTTTCTGAACCTTCTCAGATGGAATTATCACCTCCTGCTTCTTTGAATCCTGCTATAGTTTCTACTAGTGACCTAGATAATTTGGACTCGCAG GAACCATCCGAGGGACCATCTAAGCAAACCACACCGCGTTGCCCTGTATCTGAGCTAGAATCTCAAGCAAACTGTAAGGAGGCAGATCAACCTAGCCCAGTCTCAGTTATAGAAGCTCCTTTTACGGATGATTTATCATCTGGTTCTGAATGCTTCGAGAGTATTAGTGCTGATCTCCATG AGCTTCGGATGCAACTTCGACAATTAAAGCTAGAATCTGAAGCATATGAAGATGGAACTTTGCTTCTTTCAAGTGATGATGATAGCAATGAAGTATCTGTCGGGTTTGCTGAGGAAAGTGGGAGACCAAAGGCTGAAGAGAATTGGGAATCTGTATACattgttgatgtcttggttggtTCCGGAATTGATGGAGCTGAACTGGATACCTTCTTAGCTGCATGGCATTCTCCAGAATGTCCAGTGAATCCGCTAGTATTCCAACAACTCGAGAAAAAATATTGTAGCCTAAATTATTGGTCAAGGGCTGAAAGGAGGTTGATGTTCGATAGGATTAATTCAAAGATACTGGAGATGTATCAAGAATACAATGACCAACCCCCATGGATGATATCTGGAAAAAAAATCATTCCAACATGGAACATCAGAGAGCTTGAAGATAGCCTGCACAAGTCACTAGTAAGCCAAAACAAGATAAGGCAGATGGATGTAGGAGAGATGGTGCTTGCAGGGGAATGTCTATGGTTAGACTTGAGATGGGATATTGATACAATAGGACGGGGAATCGAGAGGTTGTTGGTGGATGAACTAGTAGCTGAGGTATTGGCAGGTTAG